GAAGGCAAGATCTTCAGCACCTGGACCCCCAAGCACCTGCTCAAGGTCTGGGGTGATTACCAGTTGCCGGGGGATTGGCACAACGTCAGCGTCGGCGCCGGCGTGACCGCGCAAAGCAGCACCGAAGCCTATGACCGCAACTTCAGCGTGCCGGGTAATGCGCTATGGGACTCGCGGGTGGCCTACAAGATCAACCAGGAATTCACCGTGGCGGCGAACCTGAACAACCTGTTCGACAAGAAGTACTACATCCCGGCGTATAACGCGACCTGGGGCAGTAACTACTATGGCGATCCGCGCAATGTGATGTTCAGCATGACCTACACGCCGCAGTTCTAAGCACTACACAATCTCTGTAGGAGCGGGCTTGCCCGCGATGGCGGTGTGCCAGGCAATGATTTGCTGAAAGGTCCATCGTCATCGCAGGCAAGCCAGCTCCCACATTTTGACCGTACCCGTTGTTCTCCTGCTTTTCTCCAGGCAAAAAAAGCCCCGCACTTGGCGGGGCTTTGTCGTGGCGCAAGCCTCAGCCGTACTTTACTTCACCGACTTCAGATGCCAGTTCCACAGCGCCACGATCGCGTCCTCGCGCACTTTGATGAACAGGCCGTAGTCAGCCAGGTACACCGACTGGACGGTCCAGGTCGGTTTGCGGGTGCTCAGCATCAGGCAGTCGAGTACCTTGGCCTGGCCCTGCAGGTCCGGGAGCAGGCTGCCGGCCGCCAGTTCCCTGGTTACTTTGCAGGTCACAGTCCTGGGCTCGTTGGTGTCGGTGGACGGGCTGCCATCCGGGTTGACCGACTTTGACCAGGTCTCGGTGTAGCTGACTTCACTGCCTGGCGGCAAGCTGTGCCAGTCACCTTGAAAGCTCAAAGCCGTCAGCACGCGTGTCTGCGCTTTTTCATTGCCGGTCTTGCGATCGATACGCTGGCTGGCGAGGTCGAACAGGCCCCTGAATGTCAGGTCGAGGCTGTAGCCCAGCGCCGAGTCCTGGGTTTGCACCAGCGTTTGGCCAGACGCGCCGTCGATACTGATCGAGGTCTTTTTGGTCTGGTCGCCGACGCGGGTTTTGTTGAAAAGCAACGCGTCATAGTCGTAGTTCAGTTGGCTAAGGGCGCGTGCCGGCTTGGGCAGGCCAAGTGCCTGGATCGCGGCCACCACCGCCGGCTGGACAGCTGGTGTGCGGATGACCGGCGCGAGTGCCTGGCGGGCCTTGAAGACGGGCAGTTGGGCCAGTGCATCCGGCGCCGGGCAGACCGCATTGAAGATGCGCACATGGTCGGCTGACGCCTGATTCAGCGTTTGCGGCTTGAGTTGTCGCTGGATTTCGCCGTTGATCGCCTGGCGGGCATCATCGATGTTGAATTGGCTCAGCAGCGTGACGCTGCGCTGTGGGCAATCCAGGGCCAGCCGCTGCTGCTCCTGAGCCACCAGTGAGCCGCCTTTGCTGATGTGATAGTGCCGAAAGTCGGTAGCGGCCCACACATACACCTGGCCGGCGCGTTGTTCCAGGCTGTTGCGATCAATCAGCAACCAGTCCTGGTCTGCGGGCGCTGCCAGTGTCCGCCAGTCCGGCGCAGGGCGTGCTTTGCAAATACTTTGCAACTGGGCGCTTTGCTGCAACTGTTGGGCTTGCAGCGCCGGCAGATCGGAACCCGTGCCCTGTGGGTCGGTAAAGGGCCTGAGGCTGGTTGAGGTGGGATAGAACATCCTCGCCGGGCCTTGCGCGCACGAAGCGTCAAATCGAAGGGTGACGGGCTTTTGCTTCAATTCCACGGCGTACATGACCCTGTCGCCTTCGCGCACGATGGAGTGCTCGAGTGCCGGCAGTGTCAGGGCCTCGTTGAAGAGTTCCGGGCCAGGGTCGGGCTGAGGCTTTGGCGTGGAGCTGCAAGCCGCGAGGGCCAGCAGCGAGAAAACCAGGGCAGTCGGACGAAGAAAGGTCGAGCGGGAGTCCATGCGGATACGGTCCTTGATAATTCAGTCGCGGACTGTATCGGCCTGCGGATAAAACACAATAGCGTGCACGCCCCAAAAAAAGCCCCGCACAGGGCGGGGCATTTTTATGCGCGAGGCTTACAGGCCGTCGAGCATCGCCTTGTTACGCACGGCACCCTTGTCGGCGCTGGTGGCCAGCAGGGCATAGGCTTTGAGCGCGGTCGTGACCTTGCGCGGACGCTTCTCCACCGGCTTCCAACCTTTCTTGTCCTGCTCGACCCGGCGCGCAGCCAGCTCTTCATCGCTGATCAACAGGTTGATCGAGCGGTTCGGAATGTCGATCAGCACCTTGTCGCCGTCCTGCACCAGGCCGATGGCGCCACCGGCAGCGGCTTCAGGCGAAGCGTGGCCGATGGACAGGCCCGAGGTGCCGCCGGAGAAACGGCCGTCGGTCAGCAGGGCGCAGGCTTTGCCCAGGCCCTTGGACTTCAGGTAGGACGTGGGGTAGAGCATCTCCTGCATACCCGGGCCGCCTTTCGGGCCTTCGTAGCGGATGATCACGATATCGCCTTCTTTCACTTCGTCGGCGAGGATGCCGCGGACCGAGCTGTCCTGGCTTTCGTAGATCTTGGCGCGACCTTCGAAGACGTGGATCGACTCATCCACACCGGCGGTTTTCACCACGCAGCCGTCGAGGGCGATGTTGCCGTACAGCACGGCCAGGCCGCCTTCTTGCGAGTAGGCGTGCTCGACGCTGCGGATGCAGCCGTTTTCACGGTCGTCGTCGAGGGTGTCCCAACGGGTCGACTGGCTGAACGCGGTCTGGGTCGGGATGCCCGCCGGGCCGGCCTTGAAAAAGGTGTGCACGGCTTCGTCGTCAGTCTGGGTGATGTCCCACTTGGCGATGCCTTCGGCGATGGATTTGCTGTGCACGGTCGGCAGGTCGGTGTGCAGCAGGCCGCCACGGGCCAGCGAGCCTAAGATCGAGAAGATCCCGCCGGCGCGGTGCACGTCTTCCATGTGGTACTTCTGGATGTTCGGCGCGACTTTGCACAGTTGCGGCACGTGGCGGGACAGACGGTCGATGTCGCGCAGGTCGAAATCGATCTCGGCTTCCTGGGCCGCGGCCAGCAAGTGCAGGATGGTGTTGGTGGAACCGCCCATGGCGATATCCAGGGTCATGGCGTTTTCGAACGCCTTGAAGTTGGCGATATTGCGCGGCAACACCGACTCATCGTTCTCGGTGTAGTAACGCTTGCACAGCTCGACGATGGTACGGCCAGCCTGCAGGAACAGCTGTTCGCGGTCGCTGTGGGTGGCCAGGGTCGAACCGTTGCCCGGCAAGGCCAGGCCCAGGGCTTCGACCAGGCAGTTCATCGAGTTGGCGGTGAACATGCCGGAGCACGAACCGCAGGTAGGGCAGGCGCTGCGCTCGTATTCCGCAACCTTCTCGTCAGAGGCGCTGGAATCGGCGGCGATGACCATGGCATCCACCAGGTCGAGGCCGTGGGAGGCGAGCTTGGTCTTGCCGGCTTCCATCGGGCCGCCGGACACGAAGATCACCGGGATGTTCAGGCGCAGCGCGGCCATCAGCATGCCGGGGGTGATCTTGTCGCAGTTCGAGATGCACACAATGGCGTCGGCGCAGTGGGCATTGACCATGTATTCCACGGAGTCAGCGATGATCTCGCGGCTCGGCAGGGAATACAGCATGCCGTCATGGCCCATGGCGATGCCGTCATCCACGGCGATGGTGTTGAATTCCTTGGCCACGCCGCCAGCGCGTTCGATTTCGCGGGCGACCAGTTGGCCCAGGTCCTTGAGGTGGACGTGGCCCGGTACGAACTGGGTAAACGAGTTGGCAATCGCGATGATCGGCTTTTTGAAGTCGTCATCTTTCATCCCCGTGGCACGCCACAGTGCGCGCGCGCCGGCCATGTTGCGGCCGTGGGTGGATGTTTTCGAGCGGTAATCTGGCATGGAGCACTCCGGGCGGCTAATCGGTATCAAAAGGGAGTGAGCTTCTATTGACGTCTGGAACACCCGAAAAATGGCCCTGGTGTCC
The genomic region above belongs to Pseudomonas poae and contains:
- the ilvD gene encoding dihydroxy-acid dehydratase, whose product is MPDYRSKTSTHGRNMAGARALWRATGMKDDDFKKPIIAIANSFTQFVPGHVHLKDLGQLVAREIERAGGVAKEFNTIAVDDGIAMGHDGMLYSLPSREIIADSVEYMVNAHCADAIVCISNCDKITPGMLMAALRLNIPVIFVSGGPMEAGKTKLASHGLDLVDAMVIAADSSASDEKVAEYERSACPTCGSCSGMFTANSMNCLVEALGLALPGNGSTLATHSDREQLFLQAGRTIVELCKRYYTENDESVLPRNIANFKAFENAMTLDIAMGGSTNTILHLLAAAQEAEIDFDLRDIDRLSRHVPQLCKVAPNIQKYHMEDVHRAGGIFSILGSLARGGLLHTDLPTVHSKSIAEGIAKWDITQTDDEAVHTFFKAGPAGIPTQTAFSQSTRWDTLDDDRENGCIRSVEHAYSQEGGLAVLYGNIALDGCVVKTAGVDESIHVFEGRAKIYESQDSSVRGILADEVKEGDIVIIRYEGPKGGPGMQEMLYPTSYLKSKGLGKACALLTDGRFSGGTSGLSIGHASPEAAAGGAIGLVQDGDKVLIDIPNRSINLLISDEELAARRVEQDKKGWKPVEKRPRKVTTALKAYALLATSADKGAVRNKAMLDGL